A genome region from Streptomyces sp. S4.7 includes the following:
- a CDS encoding 6-phosphofructokinase, with the protein MRIGVLTSGGDCPGLNAVIRSVVHRAVVDHGDEVIGFHDGWKGLLECDYRKLDLDAVGGILARGGTILGSSRVQPAHLRDGVERAKGHVADLGLDAIIPIGGEGTLKAASLLSEAGLPIVGVPKTIDNDISSTDVTFGFDTAVGVATEALDRLKTTAESHQRVLIVEVMGRETGWIALHSGMAAGAHAIVVPERPFDIGELTELVGKRFSAGKRFAIVVVAEGAKPREGSMEFDVGGKDIYGHQRFAGVARQLSVELEERLGKEARPVILGHVQRGGTPTAYDRVLATRFGWHAVEAAHRGEFGMMTALRGTDILMVPLAEAVETLKTVPAERYAEAECVL; encoded by the coding sequence ATGCGAATTGGTGTACTCACCTCCGGGGGCGACTGCCCCGGTCTCAATGCGGTGATCCGGTCCGTGGTGCACCGCGCCGTCGTCGACCACGGCGACGAGGTCATCGGCTTCCACGACGGCTGGAAAGGCCTTCTGGAGTGCGATTACCGCAAGCTCGACCTCGACGCCGTCGGCGGCATCCTGGCTCGTGGCGGCACGATCCTCGGTTCCTCCCGCGTCCAGCCCGCGCATCTGCGTGACGGTGTGGAGCGCGCCAAGGGGCACGTGGCCGACCTCGGTCTCGACGCGATCATCCCGATCGGCGGCGAGGGCACGCTCAAGGCGGCCAGCCTCCTCTCCGAGGCGGGGCTGCCGATCGTCGGCGTGCCGAAGACCATCGACAACGACATCTCCTCCACGGATGTGACCTTCGGTTTCGACACGGCCGTCGGTGTCGCCACGGAGGCTCTGGACCGGCTGAAGACGACCGCCGAGTCCCATCAGCGGGTGCTGATCGTCGAGGTCATGGGCCGGGAGACGGGCTGGATCGCACTGCACTCGGGCATGGCCGCCGGTGCGCACGCGATCGTCGTCCCGGAGCGCCCCTTCGACATAGGGGAGCTGACCGAGCTGGTCGGCAAGCGCTTCTCGGCGGGCAAGCGCTTCGCGATCGTGGTGGTCGCCGAGGGCGCCAAGCCCCGTGAGGGCTCGATGGAGTTCGACGTCGGCGGCAAGGACATCTACGGGCACCAGCGCTTCGCGGGTGTGGCCAGGCAGCTCTCCGTGGAGCTGGAGGAGCGTCTGGGCAAGGAGGCGCGGCCGGTGATACTCGGCCATGTCCAGCGCGGCGGGACGCCCACCGCGTACGACCGGGTGCTCGCGACCCGCTTCGGCTGGCACGCGGTGGAGGCGGCGCACCGCGGTGAGTTCGGCATGATGACGGCGCTGCGCGGCACGGACATCCTGATGGTGCCGCTCGCGGAGGCCGTGGAGACGCTGAAGACGGTGCCCGCGGAGCGGTACGCCGAGGCGGAGTGCGTGCTCTGA
- a CDS encoding cytochrome c oxidase assembly protein, protein MDHGGHGTTMDLPPFTLSRALEFSPDAFFVVGCLLALALYGWGVVRLRSRGDDWSPGRTIAFVLGVLSVALMMCTGLNDYGMVMFSVHMVQHMVISMVSPILLLLGAPVTLALRALPVAGRGRKGPRELLLAVLHSRVVRFVSHPVFTIPLFIASLYGLYFTPLFDFLMESKPGHIAMMVHFLTVGLVFFWPIMGVDPGPHRPGYLMRMLELFAGMPFHAFFGIALMMASEPMVRAYENPPASLGIDALSDQNAAGGIAWAFSEIPSVLVLIALVYQWYRSDQRQAKRSDRAADRDGDKELAAYNAYLASLQARGQ, encoded by the coding sequence ATGGATCACGGCGGGCACGGCACGACGATGGATCTGCCGCCGTTCACGCTGAGCCGCGCGCTGGAGTTCTCACCCGACGCCTTCTTCGTCGTCGGGTGTCTGCTGGCGCTCGCGCTGTACGGCTGGGGTGTCGTGCGGCTCCGCTCGCGGGGCGACGACTGGTCGCCGGGCCGCACCATCGCCTTCGTGCTCGGTGTGCTGAGCGTGGCGCTGATGATGTGCACCGGGCTGAACGACTACGGCATGGTCATGTTCAGCGTGCACATGGTCCAGCACATGGTGATCAGCATGGTCTCCCCGATCCTGCTGCTCCTCGGCGCGCCGGTGACGCTGGCGCTGCGGGCGCTGCCGGTCGCGGGCCGGGGGCGCAAGGGGCCGCGTGAGCTGCTGCTGGCGGTGCTGCACAGCCGGGTCGTGCGGTTCGTGTCGCATCCCGTCTTCACGATCCCGCTGTTCATCGCGAGCCTCTACGGCCTCTACTTCACCCCGCTGTTCGACTTCCTCATGGAGTCGAAGCCGGGGCACATCGCGATGATGGTGCACTTCCTCACCGTCGGGCTGGTCTTCTTCTGGCCGATCATGGGTGTGGACCCGGGGCCGCACCGGCCCGGCTATCTGATGCGGATGCTGGAGCTCTTCGCCGGGATGCCGTTCCACGCGTTCTTCGGGATCGCGCTGATGATGGCGAGCGAGCCGATGGTGCGGGCGTACGAGAATCCGCCCGCGTCCCTGGGCATCGACGCGCTCTCCGACCAGAACGCCGCGGGCGGCATCGCCTGGGCGTTCAGCGAGATCCCGTCGGTCCTGGTACTGATCGCGCTGGTCTACCAGTGGTACCGCTCGGACCAGCGCCAGGCGAAGCGTTCGGACCGGGCCGCCGACCGGGACGGTGACAAGGAGTTGGCCGCGTACAACGCCTACCTCGCGTCGTTGCAGGCACGCGGACAGTAG
- a CDS encoding helix-turn-helix domain-containing protein — MAHPCTTGRHDKHDVYAAQCPCRDVLGLLANKWAALAIGALEEGPQRFGALQRRLQGVSPKVLTSTLRRLTDHGFVDRTVYPAVPLHVEYELTSLGRGVAVPLGELRAWVENNLDDTRTPEPGAASVAP; from the coding sequence ATGGCTCACCCGTGTACGACGGGCCGGCACGACAAGCACGACGTCTACGCCGCCCAGTGCCCCTGCCGGGACGTCCTCGGCCTGCTCGCCAACAAATGGGCCGCGCTCGCCATCGGCGCGCTAGAAGAGGGCCCCCAGCGCTTCGGCGCGCTCCAGCGGCGGCTCCAGGGGGTCAGCCCCAAGGTGCTCACCAGCACCCTGCGCCGCCTGACGGACCACGGCTTCGTGGACCGCACCGTCTACCCGGCGGTCCCGCTCCACGTCGAGTACGAGCTCACGTCGCTGGGCCGTGGAGTGGCCGTGCCGCTCGGCGAGTTGCGCGCCTGGGTGGAGAACAACCTCGACGACACACGGACGCCGGAGCCGGGCGCGGCGTCAGTTGCCCCGTGA